The following nucleotide sequence is from Candidatus Alcyoniella australis.
TCGGTGGCCGCGGGCAGGAACGCGCCGGGCAGAGCCAGCATGTACAGCGTCGGCACGATGTCCGCGGTACGCGCCAGGGCGTTGATCCGCGTTCCGCCGAGACGCGAGCGCGGCAGCCGGATCAGCAGCGGCACGCGCACCTGCTCCTCGTACAGCCGCTCGGAGTGCCACTTGTAGCCGTGGTCGCCCAAACCCTCTCCGTGGTCGCCGACCACGGCCAGCGCCAGCTCGTCGAGCAGCCCGCGTTGCGCAAGCCCGTCGATCAGCCGTCCCAGCTGTTGATCGACGTAGCGTACCTCCGAAGCGTAGAGCTGCTTAATCAGCTCTGCCTCGCCGGGCTGCTGTTCGTCTTCGAACCAACGGCGGTTGACCGCCTCGACCAGCTCCGGGTCGAAATTGCCCTCGTGATCGAGATAGGGGTGGTGTGCGTCGTAGAGGTGAACCCAGAGCAGAAACGGCTGTGGAGCGCGATCCAGCCAGGCCAAGGCCGCGTCCACGGTCAGCGCGCCGTCGCGCTCGAGTACGTAATCGCCCAGCCGGGAGCGCATCTCGTCGAGCAGGCTGGGCAACGAGAGGAACGAGCGCAGTCGGCCGGCAAAGGCATCGTCGTAGACCGCGAAGCCCCGTCCGAGTCCGAAGGCGCGGTCAAGGGGGTAGCCCGAGACAAAGGCCCCGCAGCGATACCCGGCCAAGCCCAGCATCTGGGCCAGGGTCGTAACATGGCTGCCGATCGGGTGGCCGTTGCCGCGCCAGGCGCCGTGATTAAGCGGCTCGAGGCCGCTGATGATCGTGGCGTGGGAGGGCGTGGTCTCGGGCTGGGTGCAGTAGGCCAGATCGAAACAGATCGACGATTGCGCCAGCCGATCCAGGTTCGGGGTCAGGCCGTGCTCCGATCCGTAAAGCCCCAGGTAGTCGACGCGCAGAGTATCAAGGGTCACCAGCACCAGCGAGACGCCGTAATCGGTCCGGCGATTCTGGGCCCCTTGCTCCGCGATCAGCCGGTACGAAACGCCGAGCAGCAGCAACACAATCCCGATTGCGGCCATAACCGAACGCCGCGCCGATTGCCGCGCGAACAGCAGCGCAACCAGCAACGTCAGCGCAGCGATCAACAGCAGCGGCAAACCCAGGCTCAACGCCGCGGTCCAGGA
It contains:
- a CDS encoding sulfatase, which translates into the protein MRHGQGIGGLLWSLVLAAAVGGPAELLGSAALRPDLLYGPTVVLPLLAAGALQWTALAVLLAPLMWIVGNALGGGRFWRALTIIAPSGCALAVVVALRAFQLFGGGESWTAALSLGLPLLLIAALTLLVALLFARQSARRSVMAAIGIVLLLLGVSYRLIAEQGAQNRRTDYGVSLVLVTLDTLRVDYLGLYGSEHGLTPNLDRLAQSSICFDLAYCTQPETTPSHATIISGLEPLNHGAWRGNGHPIGSHVTTLAQMLGLAGYRCGAFVSGYPLDRAFGLGRGFAVYDDAFAGRLRSFLSLPSLLDEMRSRLGDYVLERDGALTVDAALAWLDRAPQPFLLWVHLYDAHHPYLDHEGNFDPELVEAVNRRWFEDEQQPGEAELIKQLYASEVRYVDQQLGRLIDGLAQRGLLDELALAVVGDHGEGLGDHGYKWHSERLYEEQVRVPLLIRLPRSRLGGTRINALARTADIVPTLYMLALPGAFLPAATDGVDLSAAFDGEEEAMGEPALMLTRKGLTAGTDGQLKLILPADHGAPSAYELLLDPGEAEPLARIPEEGDPLLEQVKALSDLLTRLGPDSAD